A stretch of Candidatus Manganitrophaceae bacterium DNA encodes these proteins:
- a CDS encoding carboxypeptidase regulatory-like domain-containing protein, protein MMRRREKQITFLAGIFLLLVLNLQTVFAYEESPVVSGGTFSGKITLKGTPPPPRIFHLIFSPNPKFCGTVSDGKGNRLLKEFWVAPDGSFQNVVISIVGVEKGKPFHYRPELTIENCRVGPFVTPVRNYQPISLINKDSIAHDIQAYTLQNNYTFAMFNKPLTPETIATKEVRLRKGHYIFRTQCGVHDFMQSWGLAVGNPYFAVSAADGSFKISDIPPGTYHVIAWHPYLPMQVEEITVAENGKIETNFQFDASKVDIPYYAQQRSYRLETALLPEQGVFPTVELQE, encoded by the coding sequence ATGATGCGTCGCAGGGAGAAGCAGATCACGTTTTTGGCAGGGATATTCTTATTGTTGGTTTTGAATCTACAGACGGTTTTTGCCTATGAGGAGTCGCCCGTCGTCTCCGGCGGGACCTTTTCAGGCAAGATTACTTTAAAGGGAACCCCGCCCCCTCCCCGCATCTTTCACCTCATCTTCTCCCCGAATCCCAAGTTTTGCGGGACCGTCTCCGACGGCAAAGGGAATCGATTGCTGAAGGAGTTCTGGGTCGCCCCGGACGGCAGCTTCCAAAACGTGGTGATCTCGATCGTCGGCGTGGAAAAGGGAAAGCCGTTTCATTATAGACCGGAGCTGACGATCGAGAATTGCCGCGTCGGTCCCTTTGTGACTCCGGTCCGAAACTATCAACCGATCTCACTCATCAACAAAGATTCCATTGCGCATGACATCCAAGCGTATACCCTTCAAAATAACTATACCTTTGCGATGTTCAACAAGCCGCTCACCCCGGAGACGATTGCCACGAAGGAGGTTCGCCTTCGGAAAGGGCATTATATTTTCCGGACGCAGTGCGGGGTGCACGATTTCATGCAGTCATGGGGGTTGGCCGTCGGAAATCCCTATTTTGCCGTGAGCGCGGCGGATGGAAGCTTTAAGATCTCCGACATCCCCCCCGGCACCTATCACGTCATTGCGTGGCACCCTTATCTTCCGATGCAGGTGGAGGAAATCACGGTGGCGGAAAACGGAAAAATCGAAACCAATTTCCAATTCGACGCATCGAAGGTAGATATTCCCTACTATGCGCAGCAGCGCAGCTATCGCCTTGAGACGGCGCTCCTCCCGGAGCAAGGGGTCTTCCCGACGGTGGAGCTCCAGGAGTAG
- a CDS encoding carboxypeptidase regulatory-like domain-containing protein has protein sequence MRRALFIPITGLLLMGWILSSGRVIAAGYEEAEVSHGGTVTGKITLKGEIPEPRVFPLVLYPFGPFCKKISDGEGNVRLKEFIVGKEGGLGDAVVAIVDVKKGKPFKPIKSNFVAVDCMFHPAEVPDNEQFSVEDGKVHHEHPNVTVLENHQPISMLNKDPVIHNIQVFQNEKGNIILNVPLPVSTEPHGGMLNFASGKRISQMICGMHEFMQSWGFVVDNPYYTKTKKGGEFMIDQLPPGTYQIIAWHPHFKIVRKEITVPPDGNVTINFEFNSSDVQRPIYETQKDRRISPATPHNHMLEEGEDRIIID, from the coding sequence ATGAGGAGAGCATTGTTCATTCCAATCACAGGACTCCTCTTAATGGGATGGATCCTCTCCAGCGGAAGGGTGATCGCCGCAGGATATGAGGAGGCCGAGGTCTCCCACGGGGGGACGGTCACGGGGAAAATAACATTGAAAGGGGAGATCCCGGAGCCCCGTGTCTTTCCGCTGGTCCTCTATCCCTTCGGACCGTTCTGTAAAAAAATCTCCGATGGAGAGGGGAATGTTCGCCTGAAGGAATTCATCGTTGGGAAAGAGGGTGGATTGGGCGATGCGGTCGTTGCCATTGTCGATGTAAAGAAGGGAAAACCATTCAAGCCGATCAAGAGCAATTTCGTTGCGGTCGACTGTATGTTTCATCCTGCAGAGGTTCCCGACAACGAGCAGTTTTCGGTCGAAGATGGAAAGGTCCATCATGAGCATCCGAACGTGACCGTCCTTGAAAATCATCAGCCGATCTCGATGCTCAATAAAGATCCGGTGATCCACAATATTCAGGTCTTTCAGAATGAAAAGGGGAATATTATTTTGAACGTGCCCCTTCCCGTTTCAACGGAGCCCCACGGAGGGATGCTCAATTTCGCCTCCGGAAAGCGAATCTCCCAAATGATCTGCGGGATGCATGAATTCATGCAGAGTTGGGGATTCGTCGTTGATAACCCGTATTACACCAAGACCAAAAAGGGGGGAGAGTTTATGATTGATCAGCTTCCGCCCGGCACCTATCAAATCATTGCGTGGCATCCGCATTTCAAAATCGTTCGAAAGGAAATCACCGTTCCACCCGATGGGAATGTCACCATCAATTTTGAATTCAATTCAAGTGACGTTCAGCGGCCGATCTATGAGACGCAGAAAGACCGCCGGATCAGCCCCGCCACCCCCCATAACCATATGCTCGAAGAGGGGGAAGATCGGATTATCATTGATTAA
- a CDS encoding DUF507 family protein, with protein sequence MKLSKERVASISKVLTETLLKEGLISYSPKKELLVGKIESVILDNLQAEDRLNAEVREMLKSY encoded by the coding sequence ATGAAACTCTCCAAAGAGCGGGTGGCTTCCATCTCGAAGGTCCTCACAGAGACTCTTCTTAAAGAAGGTCTCATTTCTTACTCTCCTAAAAAAGAGCTTCTGGTCGGAAAAATAGAATCGGTGATTCTGGACAATCTCCAGGCGGAAGACCGTTTGAACGCCGAGGTCCGAGAGATGCTCAAGAGTTACTAG
- a CDS encoding MBL fold metallo-hydrolase, whose protein sequence is MRWTLLGSGTSTGVPAIGCRCAVCRSSHPRNKRTRSSLSIRYQGRSIIIDTGVDLRQQVLREEIDRVDAVLFTHAHADHIYGLDEIRMYNLIQKAVIPCYGSAETLQRVQRAFSYIFSNKPSEGTKPQMTAFAIEGPFSLFGLPVQPISLLHGSMEVLGYRFGPAAYLTDCNQIPAHSLEKLKDLDLLIISAVGYQPHATHFNIGEALEIVRLLQPRRAFLTHLSHHFDYESVSTSLPAGVGLAYDGLQLEIPLAVEEKTLSAPPPAGAYR, encoded by the coding sequence ATGCGGTGGACCCTCCTCGGCTCCGGCACCTCGACCGGCGTTCCTGCGATCGGCTGCCGCTGTGCCGTCTGCCGCTCCAGCCACCCCCGAAACAAACGGACCCGCTCTTCCCTTTCGATCCGCTATCAAGGTCGGTCGATTATCATCGACACCGGCGTCGATCTCCGTCAGCAGGTCCTCCGCGAGGAGATCGACCGGGTTGACGCCGTCCTCTTCACCCATGCCCATGCCGACCATATCTACGGCCTCGATGAGATTCGAATGTACAATTTGATCCAAAAAGCGGTCATCCCCTGTTATGGATCGGCCGAAACGCTTCAACGCGTCCAGCGGGCCTTCTCCTATATCTTTTCGAATAAACCTTCGGAAGGGACCAAGCCGCAGATGACCGCCTTCGCCATCGAAGGGCCCTTTAGCCTGTTCGGTCTGCCGGTTCAGCCGATTTCACTGCTGCATGGCTCCATGGAAGTCCTCGGCTACCGCTTCGGGCCGGCAGCCTATCTCACCGACTGCAATCAGATCCCGGCGCACTCTCTGGAAAAGTTGAAGGATCTCGATCTGCTGATTATCAGCGCCGTCGGCTATCAACCGCATGCAACCCATTTCAATATCGGGGAGGCGCTCGAGATCGTCCGTCTTCTCCAACCGCGGCGGGCCTTTCTCACCCATCTCTCCCATCATTTCGATTACGAATCGGTATCGACCTCCCTCCCGGCCGGGGTCGGGTTGGCCTATGACGGGCTTCAATTGGAGATTCCTCTCGCCGTGGAAGAAAAGACCTTGTCGGCACCGCCGCCGGCCGGGGCCTACCGCTAA
- a CDS encoding Glu/Leu/Phe/Val dehydrogenase, with amino-acid sequence MSDSTNREWLGELDHREYRLALAQFERAAARLRLDPNPAERLKSPQRMLTVSIPIRRDDGHVEVFRGYRVQHDSALGPCKGGIRYHPSVTLGETAALAMRMTWKCALAGLPYGGAKGGVRCDPKRLSRNELQRLTRRYTAEIFPIIGPDQDIPAPDVGTNEQIMAWIMDTYSQQVGYAVPGIVTGKPISIGGSLGREEATGRGLFVVILEAMRHLNLPILGSTAIVQGFGNVGSHAARILSAYGIRVVGISDSTGAVYNPSGLDISRLLAHKRQTQSVVGFPGAEALSPEALLEQPCTVLVPAALTGAIHIKNAGRLQCKIVAEGANGPTELEADVLLNDRGIFMIPDILANAGGVIVSYFEWVQDLQNYFWNEKEIQNRLAEIMTDAFQRVLSKSLSEKVDMRLAAMMTGIEKIVRAHLARGLFP; translated from the coding sequence ATGTCCGACAGCACAAATCGGGAATGGCTTGGCGAACTCGACCATCGGGAGTATCGGCTGGCGCTCGCGCAGTTTGAGCGGGCTGCGGCGCGCCTTCGGCTCGATCCCAACCCGGCCGAGCGATTGAAAAGCCCCCAGCGGATGTTGACCGTCAGCATCCCCATCCGCCGCGATGACGGGCATGTCGAGGTCTTTCGTGGCTATCGGGTGCAGCACGACTCGGCGCTCGGACCGTGCAAGGGGGGCATTCGCTATCATCCCTCCGTGACGCTCGGCGAGACCGCGGCGCTGGCGATGCGGATGACCTGGAAATGCGCGCTCGCCGGCCTACCTTATGGGGGTGCGAAAGGCGGGGTGCGGTGCGATCCGAAGCGCCTCTCGCGAAACGAGCTGCAGCGACTGACCCGGCGATACACCGCCGAAATTTTTCCGATCATCGGGCCGGACCAGGATATCCCGGCCCCCGACGTCGGCACCAACGAGCAGATCATGGCGTGGATCATGGATACCTACAGCCAGCAGGTCGGCTATGCGGTGCCGGGGATCGTCACCGGCAAGCCGATCAGCATCGGCGGCTCCCTTGGGCGGGAGGAGGCGACCGGCCGCGGCCTCTTCGTGGTGATCTTGGAGGCGATGCGCCATCTGAACCTTCCGATATTAGGAAGCACGGCGATCGTGCAGGGCTTCGGAAATGTCGGGAGCCACGCGGCGCGGATCTTATCGGCCTACGGCATCCGGGTGGTCGGGATCTCCGATTCGACGGGGGCGGTCTACAACCCAAGCGGCCTCGATATCTCCCGGCTGCTGGCCCACAAGCGGCAGACCCAAAGCGTGGTCGGCTTTCCGGGGGCGGAGGCCCTCTCCCCCGAGGCGCTCTTGGAGCAGCCATGCACGGTGTTGGTGCCGGCCGCTTTGACAGGGGCGATCCATATTAAAAATGCCGGACGCCTTCAGTGCAAAATCGTTGCGGAGGGGGCGAACGGTCCGACGGAGCTGGAGGCCGATGTCCTCCTCAACGACCGGGGGATCTTCATGATTCCCGATATCTTGGCGAATGCCGGCGGGGTGATCGTCTCCTACTTCGAGTGGGTGCAGGATCTTCAGAACTACTTCTGGAACGAGAAGGAGATCCAAAATCGGCTGGCTGAAATTATGACCGACGCGTTCCAGCGGGTGCTCTCGAAATCGCTCTCTGAAAAGGTCGACATGCGGCTGGCGGCGATGATGACCGGTATCGAGAAGATCGTCCGCGCTCACCTGGCGCGCGGACTTTTTCCATAA
- a CDS encoding DUF507 family protein, with amino-acid sequence MEKGQVDYQKMFQMIKKQLVKERNLIL; translated from the coding sequence ATGGAGAAGGGCCAGGTCGATTATCAGAAGATGTTTCAAATGATTAAGAAACAGCTGGTCAAGGAACGAAACCTCATTCTTTAG
- a CDS encoding cation transporter has product MIIEAVGGVLTNSLALLSDAGHMLTHLLALAISFLAMVFSVRPPTSKKSFGFYRLEILAALLNSFLLFLVTVWIFYEAYQRFYQPVPIATTEMIWIALLGLATNLITAWLLIGATRRSLNVRSAYLHMIGDTLSSVGVVAAAGAIYLTQWWFLDPLMGVFLSLFILYWAYRLMIDSIDILLEATPKEIDPIRVVAAVKVIEEVRDVHDVHVWTLTSGMYALSAHVAVADMPLKEATHLLKKINFLLCQEFKIGHAAIQLELDEVSLRLSK; this is encoded by the coding sequence ATGATCATCGAAGCGGTCGGAGGGGTCCTGACCAACAGCTTGGCCCTCCTCTCCGACGCCGGCCATATGCTGACCCATCTTCTTGCGCTTGCCATCAGCTTCTTGGCGATGGTTTTTTCGGTCCGTCCGCCGACCTCGAAGAAGTCGTTTGGTTTTTATCGGCTTGAGATCTTGGCGGCGCTTCTGAATAGTTTTCTCCTCTTCCTGGTGACCGTCTGGATTTTCTACGAGGCATATCAGCGCTTTTATCAGCCGGTTCCGATTGCCACCACCGAGATGATCTGGATTGCCTTGCTCGGTTTGGCGACGAACCTGATCACCGCCTGGTTACTCATCGGGGCGACCCGTCGGAGCCTGAATGTCCGGTCGGCCTATCTCCACATGATCGGCGATACCCTTTCCTCCGTCGGTGTGGTGGCGGCGGCCGGGGCGATCTATCTGACGCAGTGGTGGTTCCTCGATCCGCTCATGGGGGTGTTCCTCTCGCTCTTTATCCTCTATTGGGCCTATCGATTGATGATCGACTCAATCGACATCCTCTTGGAGGCCACCCCGAAGGAGATCGATCCGATCCGGGTGGTGGCGGCGGTGAAGGTGATTGAAGAGGTGCGGGATGTGCACGATGTCCATGTCTGGACCCTCACTTCCGGAATGTATGCGCTGTCGGCGCACGTAGCGGTCGCCGATATGCCGCTGAAAGAAGCGACGCACCTATTGAAGAAGATCAACTTTCTCCTCTGCCAGGAGTTTAAAATCGGCCATGCCGCCATTCAACTCGAGCTGGACGAGGTGTCCCTCCGGTTGTCCAAGTAA
- a CDS encoding DUF507 family protein produces the protein MSDDRISHLSHLIQQSLEKDPSVERKGDREAILRQIKRVLISELKLDEQIDGVVRQRLSSYSRKIVEGSPEWDILYQKTFNEEMKKRRV, from the coding sequence TTGAGCGATGATCGAATAAGTCACCTCTCCCACCTGATTCAGCAGTCGCTGGAAAAAGATCCTTCCGTCGAACGCAAGGGGGATAGAGAAGCGATCCTCCGGCAGATCAAGCGTGTCCTCATCTCGGAACTCAAGCTCGATGAACAGATCGACGGAGTGGTTCGGCAGCGGCTCTCTTCTTATTCGAGGAAAATCGTGGAGGGGAGCCCGGAATGGGATATTCTCTATCAGAAAACATTCAACGAAGAGATGAAAAAGAGGAGGGTGTAA